A stretch of Hemicordylus capensis ecotype Gifberg chromosome 9, rHemCap1.1.pri, whole genome shotgun sequence DNA encodes these proteins:
- the CBLN1 gene encoding cerebellin-1, producing MLALELLGLAWLAGLALGQNETEPIILEGKCLVVCDSNPASDPTGTALGISVRSGSAKVAFSAIRSTNHEPSEMSNRTMIIYFDQVLVNIGLNFDSERSTFIAPRKGIYSFNFHVVKVYNRQTIQVSLMLNGWPVISAFAGDQDVTREAASNGVLIQMEKGDRAYLKLERGNLMGGWKYSTFSGFLVFPL from the exons ATGCTGGCGCTGGAGCTCCTGGGCTTGGCTTGGCTGGCCGGCCTGGCGCTGGGGCAGAACGAGACGGAGCCCATCATCCTGGAGGGCAAGTGCCTGGTGGTGTGCGACTCCAACCCCGCCTCGGACCCCACCGGCACGGCGCTGGGCATCTCCGTGCGCTCCGGCAGCGCCAAGGTGGCCTTCTCGGCCATCCGCAGCACCAACCACGAGCCCTCGGAGATGAGCAACCGCACCATGATCATTTACTTCGACCAG GTACTAGTGAATATTGGGCTGAACTTTGACTCTGAACGAAGCACTTTCATAGCGCCCCGAAAAgggatttacagttttaattttCACGTGGTGAAGGTGTACAACAGGCAAACGATCCAG GTAAGTCTAATGCTCAACGGGTGGCCCGTGATTTCTGCCTTTGCGGGGGATCAAGATGTCACCCGAGAAGCCGCCAGCAACGGGGTCCTGATCCAGATGGAGAAAGGAGACAGAGCCTATTTAAAACTGGAGAGAGGAAACTTGATGGGAGGTTGGAAATATTCCACCTTCTCTGGATTTCTAGTATTTCCTCTTTAA